A genomic stretch from Vanrija pseudolonga chromosome 6, complete sequence includes:
- the SPAC1F7.11c_11 gene encoding putative transcriptional regulatory protein, protein MDSELLGAGLMAPRQLRNCMPCKKRKIKCGPCSLRRDGKNCTPAVANLEETAEQTDAYVSVSDFKALARHVQVLRDKVKALETVVNQARGGSNEETPLPDEASPVTSRRHMGDDEMVFALEDFQMSHRVNTMRNRQTPDGATPALFPTAGDEATNHIGGDHPLAFVIPTGTDYLAQAIALLPDQQISARLVQEYFSKVEWFQRCLHYPTFMSECRQLWNGSTKDVSPDFVATYTMVLCLGLSTSSESFGTNSMALAEQLYHLAEGIMMCSRFLHRQTFESLQAISLMTIYGYGMEDGADATWALCGSAIKIAQNLGLNRLEAEEPGKVWTALWGSRLKREIGRRVWWCFVSLDWAHAIAHGSSYSVHPSQNMTALPANLDDTQLEDPTAIPHPLSVCTPINMHIFKCKFVTLYREITDHMTIHKTPSYSFILAMDDSIIDLARSLPPHFQNTMHLPIDASPALVTDSIFLSITANTRLVRLHRYFFIRGYSDERYTRSRERCVEAAQTVLRLLDLATRRAPNLLNFWIVLFYAFSAAVPVCIDLMFEPTQEKRQMVRRIIETLRDKSSTRPAARNSVFVLERLLEKEDEFRAGQPERPAKRRRGSGAVDAGSPRQAHLKQIKTAPFGASDLAAPTPADTQPPQSNPTTTAPLPLPDTTSAVVADPLDLTVGEWPGLHLDWFDSLWTQTDTTWPEMLDRNLG, encoded by the exons ATGGACTCTGAGCTTCTCGGGGCCGGCCTCATGGCCCCGCGGCAGTTGCGCAACTGTATGCCGtgcaagaagcgcaagatCAAGT GCGGCCCCTGTAGTCTTCGACGCGACGGCAAGAACTGCACGCCAGCAGTTGCCAACTTGGAAGAAACGGCAGAGCAGACAGA TGCGTACGTTTCCGTTAGCGACttcaaggcgctcgcgcgacaTGTCCAGGTTCTCCGCGATAAGGTCAAGGCCTTGGAGACTGTCGTGAATCAGGCGAGGGGTGGGAGCAACGAAGAGACGCCACTGCCAGACGAGGCATCGCCAGTGACCTCGCGACGGCAcatgggcgacgacgagatggtcTTTGCGCTCGAAGACTTTCAGATGAGCCACCGCGTCAACACGATGCGTAACCGCCAGACTCCCGATGGCGCAACTCCAGCACTGTTCCCAACTGCAGGCGATGAAGCGACAAACCACATCGGCGGGGATCACCCCCTTGCGTTCGTCATTCCAACCGGCACCGATTACCTTGCGCAGGCGatcgccctcctcccggATCAGCAGATCAGCGCCCGGCTCGTCCAAGAATACTTTAGCAAGGTCGAGTGGTTCCAGAGG TGCCTCCACTACCCCACGTTCATGAGCGAGTGTCGTCAGCTGTGGAACGGATCGACCAAGGACGTGTCGCCAGACTTTGTGGCCACCTACACCATGGTGCTCTGTCTCGGCTTGTCCACAAGCAGTGAATCGTTTGGCACCAACTCTatggcgctcgccgagcagctgtACCACTTGGCCGAG GGTATCATGATGTGCTCGAGGTTCCTGCACCGCCAGACATTCGAGTCGTTACAGGCCATCTCACTCATGACGATTTATGGGTATGGGATGGAGGACGGAGCGGATGCGACCTGGGCCTTGTGCG GCTCGGCAATCAAGATCGCCCAGAACTTAGGACTGAaccgcctcgaggctgagGAACCCGGCAAGGTCTGGACAGCGCTGTGGGGCTCGCGGTTGAAGCGCGAGATCGGTCGCcgagtgtggtggtgcttTGTGTCCCTCGACTGGGCACATGCCATTGCCCACGGCTCGTCGT ACAGCGTTCACCCGTCACAGAACATGACCGCGCTGCCGGCCAACCTGGACGATACGCAGCTCGAAGACCCCACCGCCATCCCACACCCCCTATCCGTGTGCACC CCCATCAACATGCACATCTTCAAGTGCAAGTTTGTCACGCTCTACCGCGAGATCACAGATCACATGACGATACACAAGACGCCGTCATACTCCTTCATCCTTGC CATGGACGACTCCATCATCGACCTGGCGCGGAGCCTGCCGCCGCACTTTCAGAACACCATGCACTTGCCAATCGACGCCAGCCCTGCG CTCGTCACCGACTCTATATTCCTGAGCATCACGGCCAACACACGACTAGTTCGACTCCATCGCTACTTCTTCATCCGAGGCTACAGTGACGAGCGGTACACCCGCTCGAGGGAACGTTGCGTAGAGGCCGCGCAGACGGTActccgcctgctcgacctcgccacgAGACGGGCGCCAAACTTGCTCAACTTTTGGATCGTGCTCTTCTACGCCTTCTCAGCG GCTGTCCCCGTGTGCATCGACCTCATGTTTGAGCCCACGCAGGAGAAGCGGCAGATGGTCCGGCGCATTATTGAGACGCTACG AGACAAGAGCTCGACACGACCTGCCGCCCGAAACAGCGTCTTTGTGCTCGAGCGActgctcgagaaggaggacgagttccGCGCGGGACAACCCGAGCGACCGGCAAAGCGTCGCCGGGGCAGCGGAGCCGTGGATGCCGGCTCGCCGAGGCAGGCGCATCTCAAGCAGATT AAAACCGCTCCGTTCGGAGCGAGCGATTTGGCCGCTCCTACCCCCGCCGAcacccagccgccgcagTCAAATCCAACGACCAccgcccccctccctctgCCCGACACCACCTCGGCTGTCGTTGCGGACCCGTTGGATCTGACGGTAGGAGAATGGCCAGGGCTCCACCTCGACTGGTTTGACTCCCTCTGGACTCAGACAGACACGACGTGGCCAGAGATGCTGGACAGAAACTTGGGATAG
- the Macf1 gene encoding Microtubule-actin cross-linking factor 1, translating to MIAQAVLFAILARQAAAQVYPTGPMGPTNPPAAILGTPINQNSDARLLSLNAVDDFCLFAPPEPNSEIGNTEAEVVAWCTKARNNARVIPDGTITAAHLVKTPMYWQIQGWGDFTKLNIKHGDEGGELDPHGADAVGNPIGGNVTSTANGGDTSYEEWMSFMSYNEFCLRICTNEGQWSAGEMCAHELDLMGCQWVMPGDYSDNSFTECDGDAAYPPGVYPQGDGSYSTFRQRYTGSYWDNGELHYWTVGQTVTPARAASVPATWNCKTHSSIANGLNVPGAVGVSTSVSSTTTTTSSTTTTASSSSSTPSSSSSSSSSASSSSSAASSSSSAASSSSSAASSSSASSSSSSAASSSTTTASSASSPSTTASLPSSTGSSSASTTPSSSTTTTTASPTASPTGAASSSTTSKVCKTRRRRRSL from the exons ATGATCGCCCAGGCTGTCCTCTTTGCTATCCTCGCCAGGCAGGCCGCTGCCCAGGTGTACCCCACCGGCCCAATGGGACCCACCAACCCTCCGGCAGCCATCCTCGGCACTCCCATCAACCAAAACTCGGACGCGAGGCTGCTCAGCCtcaacgccgtcgacgacttTTGTCTCTTTGCCCCGCCCGAGCCCAACTCGGAGATTGGCAACactgaggccgaggtcgtcgcctgGTGCACCAAGGCGCGCAACAATGCCCGTGTGATCCCCGACGGCACCATCACGGCGGCCCACCTCGTCAAGACGCCAATGTACTGGCAGATCCAGGGCTGGGGTGACTTTACCAAGCTCAA CATcaagcacggcgacgagggcggcgagctcgacccccACGGTGCCGATGCCGTCGGCAACCCCATCGGCGGCAACGTCACGTCGACtgccaacggcggcgacactTCGTACGAGGAGTGGATGAGCTTTATGAGCTACAACGAGTTCTGTCTCCGTATCTGCACCAACGAGGGCCAGTGGTCCGCCGGCGAGATGTGCgcccacgagctcgacctcatGGGCTGCCAGTGGGTCATGCCTGGCGACTACTCGGACAACTCGTTCACCGAGTGCGATGGTGACGCCGCGTACCCGCCCGGAGTCTACCCCCAGGGTGATGGCAGCTACTCGACCTTCCGCCAGCGCTACACTGGCTCGTACTGGGACAACGGCGAGCTGCACTACTGGACTGTCGGCCAG ACCGTTACTCCTGCCCGTGCCGCCTCGGTTCCTGCTACGTGGAACTGCAAGACGCACTCGTCCATCGCCAACGGCCTGAACGTTCccggcgctgtcggcgtcagcacgtccgtgtcgtcgaccacgacgacgacgtcctcgactACGACCACTGcttcgtcgagctcgagcacgccgtcgtccagctcctcctcctcgagctccgcttcgtcgtcgagctctgccgcctcgtccagctcTTCGGCTGcctcatcgagctcgtcggctgcctcgtccagctccgcttcgtcgtcgagctcctccgctgcgtcgtcgtccaccacaaccgcctcctccgcgtcgtcgcccagtACCACCGCGTCGCTCCCCTCCTCGACcggctcgtcctctgcgtcgaccacgccttcgtcgagcaccaccaccacgaccgccAGCCCCACGGCATCCCCCACTGGCGCTGCCAGCTCCAGCACCACCTCCAAGGTCTGCAAGACCCGTCGCAGGAGGCGTTCTCTGTAG
- the SPAC1F7.11c_11 gene encoding putative transcriptional regulatory protein — protein MDSELLGAGLMAPRQLRNCMPCKKRKIKCGPCSLRRDGKNCTPAVANLEETAEQTDAYVSVSDFKALARHVQVLRDKVKALETVVNQARGGSNEETPLPDEASPVTSRRHMGDDEMVFALEDFQMSHRVNTMRNRQTPDGATPALFPTAGDEATNHIGGDHPLAFVIPTGTDYLAQAIALLPDQQISARLVQEYFSKVEWFQRCLHYPTFMSECRQLWNGSTKDVSPDFVATYTMVLCLGLSTSSESFGTNSMALAEQLYHLAEGIMMCSRFLHRQTFESLQAISLMTIYGYGMEDGADATWALCGSAIKIAQNLGLNRLEAEEPGKVWTALWGSRLKREIGRRVWWCFVSLDWAHAIAHGSSCKRVARVSADVPDSVHPSQNMTALPANLDDTQLEDPTAIPHPLSVCTPINMHIFKCKFVTLYREITDHMTIHKTPSYSFILAWVTALRPLLTRSMDDSIIDLARSLPPHFQNTMHLPIDASPALVTDSIFLSITANTRLVRLHRYFFIRGYSDERYTRSRERCVEAAQTVLRLLDLATRRAPNLLNFWIVLFYAFSAAVPVCIDLMFEPTQEKRQMVRRIIETLRDKSSTRPAARNSVFVLERLLEKEDEFRAGQPERPAKRRRGSGAVDAGSPRQAHLKQIKTAPFGASDLAAPTPADTQPPQSNPTTTAPLPLPDTTSAVVADPLDLTVGEWPGLHLDWFDSLWTQTDTTWPEMLDRNLG, from the exons ATGGACTCTGAGCTTCTCGGGGCCGGCCTCATGGCCCCGCGGCAGTTGCGCAACTGTATGCCGtgcaagaagcgcaagatCAAGT GCGGCCCCTGTAGTCTTCGACGCGACGGCAAGAACTGCACGCCAGCAGTTGCCAACTTGGAAGAAACGGCAGAGCAGACAGA TGCGTACGTTTCCGTTAGCGACttcaaggcgctcgcgcgacaTGTCCAGGTTCTCCGCGATAAGGTCAAGGCCTTGGAGACTGTCGTGAATCAGGCGAGGGGTGGGAGCAACGAAGAGACGCCACTGCCAGACGAGGCATCGCCAGTGACCTCGCGACGGCAcatgggcgacgacgagatggtcTTTGCGCTCGAAGACTTTCAGATGAGCCACCGCGTCAACACGATGCGTAACCGCCAGACTCCCGATGGCGCAACTCCAGCACTGTTCCCAACTGCAGGCGATGAAGCGACAAACCACATCGGCGGGGATCACCCCCTTGCGTTCGTCATTCCAACCGGCACCGATTACCTTGCGCAGGCGatcgccctcctcccggATCAGCAGATCAGCGCCCGGCTCGTCCAAGAATACTTTAGCAAGGTCGAGTGGTTCCAGAGG TGCCTCCACTACCCCACGTTCATGAGCGAGTGTCGTCAGCTGTGGAACGGATCGACCAAGGACGTGTCGCCAGACTTTGTGGCCACCTACACCATGGTGCTCTGTCTCGGCTTGTCCACAAGCAGTGAATCGTTTGGCACCAACTCTatggcgctcgccgagcagctgtACCACTTGGCCGAG GGTATCATGATGTGCTCGAGGTTCCTGCACCGCCAGACATTCGAGTCGTTACAGGCCATCTCACTCATGACGATTTATGGGTATGGGATGGAGGACGGAGCGGATGCGACCTGGGCCTTGTGCG GCTCGGCAATCAAGATCGCCCAGAACTTAGGACTGAaccgcctcgaggctgagGAACCCGGCAAGGTCTGGACAGCGCTGTGGGGCTCGCGGTTGAAGCGCGAGATCGGTCGCcgagtgtggtggtgcttTGTGTCCCTCGACTGGGCACATGCCATTGCCCACGGCTCGTCGTGTAAGCGCGTGGCACGGGTATCTGCTGACGTCCCAGACAGCGTTCACCCGTCACAGAACATGACCGCGCTGCCGGCCAACCTGGACGATACGCAGCTCGAAGACCCCACCGCCATCCCACACCCCCTATCCGTGTGCACC CCCATCAACATGCACATCTTCAAGTGCAAGTTTGTCACGCTCTACCGCGAGATCACAGATCACATGACGATACACAAGACGCCGTCATACTCCTTCATCCTTGCGTGGGTTACCGCATTGAGGCCTCTTCTTACCCGCAGCATGGACGACTCCATCATCGACCTGGCGCGGAGCCTGCCGCCGCACTTTCAGAACACCATGCACTTGCCAATCGACGCCAGCCCTGCG CTCGTCACCGACTCTATATTCCTGAGCATCACGGCCAACACACGACTAGTTCGACTCCATCGCTACTTCTTCATCCGAGGCTACAGTGACGAGCGGTACACCCGCTCGAGGGAACGTTGCGTAGAGGCCGCGCAGACGGTActccgcctgctcgacctcgccacgAGACGGGCGCCAAACTTGCTCAACTTTTGGATCGTGCTCTTCTACGCCTTCTCAGCG GCTGTCCCCGTGTGCATCGACCTCATGTTTGAGCCCACGCAGGAGAAGCGGCAGATGGTCCGGCGCATTATTGAGACGCTACG AGACAAGAGCTCGACACGACCTGCCGCCCGAAACAGCGTCTTTGTGCTCGAGCGActgctcgagaaggaggacgagttccGCGCGGGACAACCCGAGCGACCGGCAAAGCGTCGCCGGGGCAGCGGAGCCGTGGATGCCGGCTCGCCGAGGCAGGCGCATCTCAAGCAGATT AAAACCGCTCCGTTCGGAGCGAGCGATTTGGCCGCTCCTACCCCCGCCGAcacccagccgccgcagTCAAATCCAACGACCAccgcccccctccctctgCCCGACACCACCTCGGCTGTCGTTGCGGACCCGTTGGATCTGACGGTAGGAGAATGGCCAGGGCTCCACCTCGACTGGTTTGACTCCCTCTGGACTCAGACAGACACGACGTGGCCAGAGATGCTGGACAGAAACTTGGGATAG